A genome region from Micromonospora inyonensis includes the following:
- a CDS encoding cystathionine gamma-synthase, whose translation MNHGFETLAIHAGQDPEARTGAVIPPIYQTSTYAQDAVGAPRLGYEYSRSGNPTRDALQECLAALEGGPVGLAFASGLAAEDTVLRTVCRPGDHVVIPDDAYGGTYRLFAKVAERWGLAYTPAKVSDPDAVRAAIRPGSTKIVWVETPTNPLLGIADIAALAGVAHDAGALLVVDNTFASPYLQQPIAHGADVVVHSTTKYVGGHSDVVGGALVAADRELGEQLRYHQNAMGAVNGPFDAWLTLRGVKTLGVRMDRHCDNAERIATYLDGHAKVAEVIYPGLPSHPGHEVAAKQMRRFGGMISFRATGGEEHAVEICNRSRLFVLAESLGGVESLIEHPGRMTHASAAGSPLEVPGDLVRLSVGIETVDDLLADLEQALG comes from the coding sequence ATGAACCACGGTTTCGAGACGCTCGCGATCCACGCCGGCCAGGACCCGGAGGCCCGCACCGGCGCGGTGATCCCACCGATCTATCAGACCAGCACCTACGCCCAGGACGCCGTCGGTGCGCCCCGGCTGGGTTACGAGTACAGCCGGTCCGGCAACCCGACCCGCGACGCCCTCCAGGAGTGCCTCGCCGCGCTCGAGGGCGGCCCGGTCGGCCTCGCCTTCGCCAGCGGCCTGGCCGCCGAGGACACCGTGCTGCGGACCGTCTGCAGGCCGGGTGACCACGTGGTCATCCCGGACGACGCGTACGGCGGCACGTACCGGCTCTTCGCGAAGGTCGCCGAGCGCTGGGGGCTGGCGTACACCCCGGCGAAGGTCTCCGACCCGGACGCCGTACGGGCGGCGATCCGCCCCGGCAGCACGAAGATCGTCTGGGTGGAGACGCCGACCAACCCGCTGCTCGGCATCGCCGACATCGCCGCGCTGGCCGGGGTCGCGCACGACGCGGGGGCGCTGCTGGTGGTCGACAACACCTTCGCCTCGCCGTACCTCCAGCAGCCCATCGCACACGGCGCGGACGTGGTGGTGCACTCCACCACCAAGTACGTCGGCGGCCACTCCGACGTGGTCGGTGGCGCCCTGGTCGCGGCCGACCGGGAGCTGGGCGAGCAGCTGCGCTACCACCAGAACGCGATGGGTGCGGTCAACGGCCCGTTCGACGCCTGGCTCACCCTGCGCGGCGTCAAGACCCTCGGCGTTCGGATGGACCGGCACTGCGACAACGCCGAGCGGATCGCCACCTACCTGGACGGGCACGCGAAGGTGGCCGAGGTGATCTACCCCGGCCTGCCGTCGCACCCCGGCCACGAGGTGGCCGCCAAGCAGATGCGCCGGTTCGGCGGCATGATCTCCTTCCGGGCCACCGGTGGCGAGGAGCACGCGGTCGAAATCTGCAACCGCTCCCGGCTCTTCGTCCTCGCCGAGTCCCTCGGCGGGGTGGAATCCCTGATCGAGCACCCGGGCCGGATGACACACGCAAGTGCCGCCGGCTCGCCGCTTGAAGTTCCCGGCGATCTCGTGCGACTGTCTGTCGGCATCGAGACGGTCGACGACCTGCTCGCCGATCTGGAGCAGGCGCTGGGCTGA
- a CDS encoding amidase, with translation MAVQDIMPTWVGATAKQIARGVRRGDVSATQVVADHLDHIARADADLAAFRTVRGGEAITEAEKVDEQEDLANLPLAGVPVAVKENTPVAGLPTWRGSAAVRTPVAESDHEVVRRLRGAGAVILGVTRMPELGLWAVTDDETAVTRNPWDPGRTPGGSSGGAAAAVAAGLVPIAHANDGLGSIRIPAACCGLVGLKPGRGVVPWQLGAEDWFGLAEHGMLTTTVADAAVGFQVLAGRPQEKLVPPQRLRVGVSLRSPVRGIAADHPNRDAVAAAGRLLAAAGHDTVPADPVYPTALGLKGVATWLAAAAVDVRAGGLERRHLQRRSRRHVALGEWAQRRGYVRQADRDAWRERSIGFFADHSVDLLLTPALASAPPAAQTWSGRSWRSNMSTSIRYAPYAAPWNIAGLPALVVPVGRRPDGLPVAVQLVGPPGSELLLLGVAGQFEMQAPWARHAPGYPRVGTGSPAAA, from the coding sequence GTGGCCGTGCAGGACATCATGCCGACCTGGGTCGGGGCGACCGCGAAGCAGATCGCCCGGGGCGTACGCCGGGGTGACGTCTCGGCGACCCAGGTGGTCGCCGACCACCTCGACCACATCGCCCGGGCCGACGCCGACCTCGCCGCGTTCCGCACGGTACGCGGCGGGGAGGCGATCACCGAGGCGGAGAAGGTCGACGAGCAGGAGGACCTGGCGAACCTGCCACTGGCCGGGGTGCCGGTCGCGGTCAAGGAGAACACGCCGGTCGCCGGCCTGCCCACCTGGCGGGGCTCGGCCGCCGTGCGTACCCCGGTCGCGGAGAGCGACCACGAGGTGGTCCGCCGGCTGCGCGGCGCGGGCGCGGTCATCCTCGGCGTCACCCGGATGCCGGAACTCGGGTTGTGGGCGGTGACCGACGACGAGACGGCCGTCACCCGCAACCCGTGGGACCCGGGCCGGACGCCGGGTGGCTCGTCCGGCGGTGCCGCCGCGGCGGTGGCCGCCGGACTGGTGCCGATCGCGCACGCCAACGACGGTCTCGGCTCGATCCGCATCCCGGCGGCCTGCTGCGGCCTGGTCGGGCTCAAGCCCGGCCGGGGTGTGGTGCCCTGGCAGCTCGGTGCGGAGGACTGGTTCGGCCTCGCCGAGCACGGCATGCTGACCACCACGGTCGCCGACGCGGCGGTGGGCTTCCAGGTGCTCGCCGGCCGTCCCCAGGAGAAGCTGGTGCCCCCGCAGCGGCTGCGGGTGGGTGTCTCGCTGCGCTCGCCGGTGCGCGGTATCGCCGCCGACCACCCCAACCGGGACGCGGTGGCCGCCGCCGGCCGGCTGCTCGCCGCCGCCGGCCACGACACCGTGCCGGCCGACCCGGTGTACCCGACCGCGCTCGGGCTCAAGGGCGTCGCGACCTGGCTCGCCGCCGCCGCCGTCGACGTCCGGGCCGGTGGCCTGGAACGCCGGCACCTCCAGCGGCGCAGCCGGCGGCACGTCGCCCTGGGGGAGTGGGCGCAGCGCCGCGGCTACGTCCGCCAGGCCGACCGGGACGCCTGGCGCGAACGGTCGATCGGCTTCTTCGCCGACCACTCGGTCGACCTGCTGCTCACCCCCGCGCTGGCCAGCGCGCCGCCGGCAGCGCAGACCTGGTCGGGCCGGTCCTGGCGGTCGAACATGAGCACCAGCATCCGGTACGCTCCGTACGCCGCGCCGTGGAACATCGCCGGCCTGCCGGCGCTGGTGGTGCCGGTCGGGCGGCGTCCCGACGGCCTGCCGGTGGCGGTGCAGCTGGTCGGCCCGCCCGGCTCCGAGCTGCTGCTGCTCGGTGTGGCCGGGCAGTTCGAGATGCAGGCGCCCTGGGCGCGGCACGCCCCCGGGTACCCGCGCGTCGGAACGGGATCGCCGGCCGCCGCGTGA
- the ilvA gene encoding threonine ammonia-lyase translates to MTELVGLADVQAARELLAGVTRATPMEPSRPLTAALGGPIWLKCEHLQRAGSYKVRGAYVRIARLSAAERARGVVAASAGNHAQGVALAAGLLGATATVFMPVNAPLPKVAATKGYGAQVQLVGATVDESLVAAQTFAERTGAVFIHPFDHPDVIAGQGTVALEILEQCPEVRTIVTGVGGGGLVSGIAVVVRALRPDVRVVGVQAAGAAAFPPSLAAGEPVRLSAFSTIADGIAVGRPGDLTFTHVHKLVDEVVTVSDEDISRALLMLLERNKQVVEPAGAVGVAALLAGAVEVGAPTVAVLSGGNIDPLLMLRVIERGLAAAGRFLRITVRCVDRPGQLASLLTQIAEHRANVVDVVHQRVHPHLRLGEVEVALSVETRGADHSDTLISALRANGYQVFAAPEA, encoded by the coding sequence ATGACGGAGCTGGTCGGCCTCGCCGACGTCCAGGCAGCGCGGGAACTGCTGGCCGGGGTCACCCGGGCCACCCCGATGGAGCCCTCCCGCCCGCTCACCGCCGCGCTGGGCGGGCCCATCTGGCTCAAGTGCGAGCACCTGCAACGCGCCGGGTCGTACAAGGTGCGGGGCGCGTACGTGCGGATCGCCCGGCTCAGCGCGGCGGAGCGGGCCCGGGGCGTGGTCGCCGCCAGCGCCGGCAACCACGCGCAGGGCGTGGCGCTCGCCGCCGGCCTGCTCGGCGCCACCGCCACCGTCTTCATGCCGGTGAACGCGCCGCTGCCCAAGGTGGCGGCGACCAAGGGGTACGGCGCGCAGGTGCAGCTCGTCGGCGCGACCGTGGACGAGTCCCTGGTGGCGGCGCAGACCTTCGCCGAGCGGACCGGGGCGGTGTTCATCCACCCCTTCGACCACCCGGACGTGATCGCCGGGCAGGGCACCGTGGCGCTGGAGATCCTGGAGCAGTGCCCGGAGGTGCGGACCATCGTGACCGGCGTGGGCGGGGGTGGCCTGGTCTCCGGGATCGCCGTGGTGGTCCGGGCGCTCCGCCCCGACGTACGGGTGGTCGGGGTGCAGGCGGCCGGGGCGGCGGCGTTCCCGCCCTCGCTGGCGGCCGGGGAGCCGGTGCGCCTGTCGGCCTTCAGCACCATCGCCGACGGCATCGCGGTCGGGCGTCCCGGTGACCTCACCTTCACCCACGTGCACAAGCTCGTCGACGAGGTGGTCACGGTAAGCGACGAGGACATCTCCCGGGCGCTGCTGATGCTGCTGGAACGGAACAAGCAGGTGGTGGAGCCGGCCGGCGCGGTCGGGGTGGCGGCACTGCTCGCCGGTGCGGTCGAGGTGGGCGCGCCGACGGTGGCGGTGCTCTCCGGTGGGAACATCGACCCGCTGCTGATGCTGCGGGTGATCGAGCGCGGCCTCGCCGCAGCCGGTCGCTTCCTGCGGATCACCGTCCGGTGCGTGGACCGACCCGGACAGCTCGCCTCCCTGCTGACCCAGATCGCCGAGCACCGCGCCAACGTGGTGGACGTGGTGCACCAGCGGGTCCACCCGCACCTGCGACTCGGCGAGGTGGAGGTGGCGCTCTCGGTGGAGACCCGGGGCGCCGACCACTCCGACACGCTGATCAGCGCCCTGCGGGCCAACGGCTACCAGGTCTTCGCCGCCCCGGAGGCGTGA
- the greA gene encoding transcription elongation factor GreA translates to MSTTGNEAPATWLSQDAYDRLKAELDELIANRPAMAAEINARREEGDLRENGGYHAAREEQGKQEGRIRYLQEFLRTAQVGEAPSADVVTPGMVVTIYFDDDADDSETFLLGSREIASTTELTVYSPESALGRAILGARSGQAVTYTAPSGADIKVTVVSFEPFTG, encoded by the coding sequence GTGTCCACCACTGGCAACGAGGCGCCCGCCACCTGGCTGTCCCAGGACGCGTACGACCGCCTGAAGGCCGAACTCGACGAGCTGATCGCCAACCGCCCGGCGATGGCTGCCGAGATCAACGCCCGGCGCGAGGAGGGCGACCTGCGGGAGAACGGTGGCTACCACGCCGCCCGCGAGGAGCAGGGCAAGCAGGAGGGGCGCATCCGCTACCTCCAGGAGTTCCTGCGCACCGCCCAGGTCGGTGAGGCACCCAGCGCCGACGTGGTGACGCCCGGCATGGTCGTGACGATCTACTTCGACGACGACGCCGACGACAGCGAGACCTTCCTGCTCGGCTCGCGGGAGATCGCGTCCACCACGGAGCTGACCGTCTACAGCCCGGAGTCGGCCCTCGGGAGGGCCATCCTGGGCGCGCGCTCCGGGCAGGCCGTCACCTACACCGCGCCCAGCGGCGCGGACATCAAGGTGACCGTCGTGTCGTTCGAGCCGTTCACTGGCTGA
- a CDS encoding DUF4307 domain-containing protein: protein MTETHATTTPGAPVFPPGRYGRRRNPGPRRPWLTAVLLAVALAVSGLVAFRLYQQYGDPTYDVQVITYTDITDTQVVVAFRVTVPPGGSAVCLLRARDVDGAEVAREQVTVTAPGDERSITTRHRLTTSARPFIGEVVRCRPSS from the coding sequence GTGACCGAGACGCACGCCACAACTACACCGGGTGCGCCGGTATTCCCGCCCGGCCGGTACGGTCGGCGCCGGAATCCCGGCCCGCGTCGCCCGTGGCTGACCGCGGTGCTGCTGGCGGTCGCGCTCGCCGTCTCCGGACTGGTCGCGTTCCGCCTCTACCAGCAGTACGGCGACCCGACCTACGACGTCCAGGTGATCACCTACACCGACATCACCGACACGCAGGTGGTGGTGGCGTTCCGGGTCACCGTGCCGCCCGGCGGGTCGGCGGTCTGCCTGCTGCGGGCCCGCGACGTCGACGGCGCGGAGGTGGCCCGCGAACAGGTGACGGTGACCGCCCCGGGCGACGAGCGGAGCATCACCACCCGGCACCGGCTGACCACGTCAGCCCGCCCCTTCATCGGCGAGGTCGTGCGCTGCCGACCATCGTCCTGA
- the mca gene encoding mycothiol conjugate amidase Mca — translation MAEQLRLMAVHAHPDDESSKGAATTAKYVAEGVDVLIVTCTGGERGSVLNPKLDRPEVWANIGEVRRAEMDAARAILGVEQAWLGFVDSGLPEGDPLPPLPQGCFALQDVEVAAGALVRLMREFKPHVVTTYDEDGGYPHPDHIMCHKISVAAFEAAGDPERYPDLGDPWQPLKLYYDMGFSKSKVTALHEAMVEAGLESPYAQWLERWEDREDKGPRVTTRVECADYFPVRDDALRAHATQVDPDGFWFHVPMDLQRRAWPTEDFILARSLVDSALPESDLFAGVRERAHAC, via the coding sequence TTGGCAGAGCAACTGCGTCTCATGGCCGTCCACGCCCATCCCGACGACGAGTCGAGCAAGGGCGCCGCGACCACGGCCAAGTACGTCGCCGAGGGGGTGGACGTGCTGATCGTGACGTGTACCGGAGGGGAACGCGGAAGCGTGTTGAACCCCAAGCTGGACCGGCCGGAGGTCTGGGCCAACATCGGCGAGGTCCGGCGGGCCGAGATGGACGCGGCGCGGGCCATCCTCGGTGTCGAGCAGGCCTGGCTGGGCTTCGTGGACTCGGGGCTGCCCGAGGGCGATCCGCTGCCGCCGTTGCCCCAGGGGTGCTTCGCCCTCCAGGACGTCGAGGTGGCGGCCGGCGCGCTGGTCCGGCTGATGCGCGAGTTCAAGCCGCACGTGGTGACCACGTACGACGAGGACGGCGGGTACCCGCACCCGGACCACATCATGTGCCACAAGATCAGCGTCGCGGCCTTCGAGGCGGCCGGTGACCCGGAGCGCTACCCGGACCTCGGCGACCCCTGGCAGCCGCTGAAGCTCTACTACGACATGGGCTTCTCCAAGAGCAAGGTCACCGCCCTGCACGAGGCGATGGTCGAGGCCGGTCTGGAGTCCCCGTACGCGCAGTGGCTGGAGCGCTGGGAGGACCGGGAGGACAAGGGCCCCCGGGTCACCACCCGGGTCGAGTGCGCGGACTACTTCCCGGTCCGCGACGACGCGCTGCGCGCCCACGCCACCCAGGTCGACCCGGACGGCTTCTGGTTCCACGTCCCGATGGACCTGCAACGCCGCGCCTGGCCGACCGAGGACTTCATCCTGGCCCGTTCCCTGGTCGACAGCGCGCTGCCCGAGTCGGACCTCTTCGCCGGGGTTCGGGAGAGGGCCCATGCCTGCTGA
- a CDS encoding putative bifunctional diguanylate cyclase/phosphodiesterase, whose product MIPDPDRRAPDRLGLRDAPTRVRLLIGVLLLVALTAAVAGFAVPARLSPDDSLPPLARLGIAVAVFGTAQLARIRFRAVAGMVSITWGEAALIVSLYLAPAGWLPAAALVGTTVTWGLLSLLTDRRSIVDLVRIVATVSAATATAVVVTTALGQPFLAPPTPSLALALLAGAATYLLASAALGGLALALRHDTTVAPPLLAALRGKLLMFVGNVVIGLLVIALIRLDPRWLLLLPPPCWLLQQTYRHRLRAEDERRTWRTLAETTGTLNQLDERGVATAAVTGGLTLFRAELVDVHVARDDGRWRRYRGDVGGRVTERDAAAPEPTSATWHELARTLAVGATRVGELRIRLAGSTGPTDSEQDAFTAFGDALAAALHDAATHRELRRITARSSYDAVHDPLTGLVNRAALLSRGDEALRQLEHGHPVALLLLDVNHFKEVNDTLGHGAGDHLLQLTANRLGSLIRPGDLLGRLGGDEFALLTTALPVVDHGSAPMTYALRRAREIVERLAAPAEVAGVRMSTEVSVGVVVAGAGTADLAELLRRADIAMYQAKKGGGSVAPYDSSRDDASTDQLTLLAELREALAVDDQLHLALQPAVDLATGAPTGVEALVRWLHPRRGLLTPADFIGPVEHSEQLGAFTRYVLDKALAIAADWARDGLDVPISVNLSARSLLDPRLPAEIAEALRRHDVPPRRLVLEITETVVMSELEVIDEVLAALRGMGVQIAVDDFGTGFSSLTFLTRVPVDELKVDRSFVIRMADSPEAAAIVRTTVGLAHELGLRVVAEGVETAEQRLALAELGCTAAQGYHFFKPMPADKISTVLGSLLDQATANVFPLRADGAS is encoded by the coding sequence GTGATCCCCGATCCGGACCGCCGGGCACCGGACCGGCTCGGCCTCCGGGACGCCCCGACCCGGGTCCGCCTGCTCATCGGTGTGCTCCTGCTGGTCGCGCTGACCGCCGCCGTGGCCGGGTTCGCCGTCCCCGCCCGGCTCTCCCCGGACGACTCGCTGCCCCCGCTGGCCCGGCTCGGTATCGCCGTCGCGGTGTTCGGCACCGCCCAGCTGGCCCGGATCCGGTTCCGGGCCGTCGCCGGGATGGTCAGCATCACCTGGGGCGAGGCCGCCCTGATCGTCTCCCTGTACCTGGCCCCGGCCGGCTGGCTCCCGGCGGCCGCGCTGGTCGGCACGACGGTCACCTGGGGTCTGCTGTCGCTGCTGACCGACCGGCGTTCCATCGTGGACCTCGTCCGGATAGTGGCCACCGTCAGCGCCGCCACCGCCACCGCCGTGGTGGTCACCACCGCCCTCGGGCAGCCCTTCCTCGCCCCGCCCACCCCGAGCCTCGCCCTCGCCCTGCTCGCCGGTGCCGCCACGTACCTGCTGGCCAGCGCCGCGCTCGGCGGCCTCGCCCTCGCCCTGCGGCACGACACCACCGTCGCCCCGCCGCTGCTCGCGGCGCTTCGCGGCAAGCTGCTGATGTTCGTCGGCAACGTCGTGATCGGACTGCTGGTCATCGCGCTGATCCGCCTCGACCCGCGCTGGCTGCTGCTCCTGCCGCCACCGTGCTGGCTGCTTCAGCAGACCTACCGACACCGGCTGCGCGCCGAGGACGAACGCCGCACGTGGCGGACGCTCGCCGAGACCACCGGGACGCTCAACCAGCTCGACGAGCGGGGCGTGGCCACGGCTGCGGTCACCGGCGGACTCACCCTCTTCCGGGCCGAACTGGTCGACGTGCACGTGGCCAGGGACGACGGCCGGTGGCGACGGTACCGGGGGGACGTCGGCGGCCGGGTGACCGAGCGGGACGCTGCCGCGCCGGAACCCACGTCGGCCACCTGGCACGAGCTGGCCCGTACCCTCGCCGTCGGCGCGACCCGCGTCGGTGAGCTGCGGATCCGCCTCGCCGGTTCGACCGGACCGACCGACTCCGAACAGGACGCCTTCACCGCCTTCGGCGACGCGCTGGCAGCCGCGCTGCACGACGCGGCGACCCACCGGGAGTTGCGTCGGATCACCGCGCGGTCGTCGTACGACGCCGTGCACGATCCGCTCACCGGACTGGTCAACCGGGCCGCCCTGCTCTCCCGGGGCGACGAGGCGTTGCGGCAGCTCGAGCACGGCCACCCGGTGGCGTTGCTGCTGCTGGACGTCAACCACTTCAAGGAGGTCAACGACACGCTCGGCCACGGTGCCGGCGACCACCTGCTCCAACTGACCGCGAACCGGCTGGGTTCCCTGATCCGCCCCGGTGACCTGCTCGGTCGGCTCGGCGGCGACGAGTTCGCGCTGCTGACGACCGCCCTACCGGTGGTGGACCACGGCAGCGCCCCGATGACGTACGCGCTGCGCCGGGCCCGGGAGATCGTGGAGCGGCTCGCCGCGCCGGCCGAGGTGGCCGGGGTGCGGATGTCGACCGAGGTGTCGGTCGGGGTGGTGGTGGCCGGCGCCGGCACCGCCGACCTGGCCGAGCTGCTGCGCCGGGCCGACATCGCCATGTACCAGGCGAAGAAGGGCGGCGGAAGCGTCGCCCCGTACGACAGCTCCCGGGACGACGCCAGCACCGACCAGTTGACCCTGCTGGCCGAACTGCGCGAGGCGCTGGCCGTCGACGACCAGCTCCACCTCGCCCTGCAACCGGCGGTCGACCTGGCCACCGGCGCGCCGACCGGAGTGGAGGCGCTGGTCCGCTGGCTGCACCCGCGCCGGGGTCTGCTCACCCCCGCCGACTTCATCGGCCCGGTCGAGCACAGTGAACAGCTCGGTGCCTTCACCCGGTACGTGTTGGACAAGGCGCTGGCCATCGCCGCCGACTGGGCCCGGGACGGGTTGGACGTGCCGATCTCGGTGAACCTCTCCGCGCGTAGCCTGCTCGATCCCCGCCTGCCCGCCGAGATCGCCGAGGCGCTGCGCCGGCACGACGTGCCACCGCGCCGGCTCGTCCTGGAGATCACCGAGACGGTGGTGATGAGCGAGCTGGAGGTGATCGACGAGGTGCTCGCCGCGCTGCGCGGGATGGGCGTGCAGATCGCCGTGGACGACTTCGGCACCGGTTTCTCGTCGCTGACCTTTCTGACCCGGGTACCGGTCGACGAGCTGAAGGTCGACCGCTCCTTCGTGATCCGGATGGCCGACTCACCGGAGGCGGCGGCGATCGTCCGGACCACCGTCGGGCTCGCCCACGAGCTGGGGCTGCGGGTGGTCGCCGAGGGGGTGGAGACCGCGGAGCAGCGGCTCGCCCTGGCCGAGCTGGGTTGCACCGCAGCCCAGGGCTACCACTTCTTCAAGCCGATGCCCGCCGACAAGATCTCCACGGTGCTCGGCTCGCTGCTGGACCAGGCCACCGCGAACGTCTTCCCGCTCCGCGCCGACGGGGCCTCCTGA
- a CDS encoding phosphatidylinositol-specific phospholipase C domain-containing protein: MRGSRPRSVLTPVALVATLLVTGSPAQAVDPTTRVSAATTVDTHNAYERDTYPYLAQALDARPGMIELDVWPDIITRQWRVSHSNPLGNDNNCVAATSADQLYTGTRNKNLEHCLDNIQLWLAAHPDTGPLHLKLELKTGFSSRTGQGPVQLDAVLAARLGSRVYRPAELRGGHASLDAAARADAWPTRQQLAGRVIVHLIPGTVEQGNPTDSLWTDVEYARHLNALAAAGTLASAQAFPAVHKAQAGDPRVRYADATLRPWFVIFDGDAAAYGTGGIDTSWYDNNHYLLVMTDAQNVPPAVGDTDPVAARARVAELAARHASVASADWAAIPEVVDDVLDRG; encoded by the coding sequence ATGCGCGGATCCCGCCCCCGGTCGGTGCTCACGCCCGTCGCCCTGGTCGCGACGCTGCTCGTCACCGGCTCCCCCGCCCAGGCGGTCGACCCGACCACCCGGGTCTCGGCCGCCACCACGGTCGACACCCACAACGCGTACGAGCGGGACACGTACCCCTACCTCGCCCAGGCGCTCGACGCCCGGCCTGGCATGATCGAGCTGGACGTCTGGCCGGACATCATCACCCGGCAGTGGCGGGTCAGCCACTCCAACCCGCTCGGCAACGACAACAACTGCGTCGCCGCGACCAGCGCCGACCAGCTCTACACCGGCACCCGGAACAAGAACCTCGAACACTGCCTGGACAACATCCAGCTCTGGCTGGCCGCCCACCCGGACACCGGCCCGCTGCACCTCAAACTGGAACTGAAGACCGGGTTCAGCAGCCGTACCGGGCAGGGGCCGGTGCAGCTCGACGCGGTGCTCGCCGCCCGGCTGGGCAGCCGGGTCTACCGCCCCGCCGAGCTGCGCGGCGGACACGCCTCGCTGGACGCCGCCGCCCGAGCCGACGCCTGGCCGACCCGGCAGCAGCTCGCCGGCCGGGTGATCGTCCACCTGATCCCCGGCACGGTCGAGCAGGGCAACCCGACCGACAGCCTGTGGACCGACGTCGAATACGCCCGCCACCTCAACGCGCTGGCCGCCGCCGGCACCCTGGCCAGTGCCCAGGCGTTCCCGGCCGTGCACAAGGCCCAGGCCGGCGACCCCCGCGTCCGGTACGCCGACGCCACCCTGCGCCCCTGGTTCGTGATCTTCGACGGGGACGCCGCCGCGTACGGCACCGGCGGGATCGACACCTCCTGGTACGACAACAACCACTACCTGCTGGTGATGACCGACGCGCAGAACGTCCCGCCCGCTGTGGGCGACACCGACCCGGTCGCCGCCCGCGCCCGAGTGGCCGAGCTGGCCGCGCGGCACGCCAGCGTCGCCTCCGCCGACTGGGCCGCCATTCCCGAAGTCGTCGACGACGTCCTCGACCGGGGCTGA